The Macadamia integrifolia cultivar HAES 741 chromosome 4, SCU_Mint_v3, whole genome shotgun sequence genome contains the following window.
aaataaagaaactcaaagggaatTAAAAGTTAAAGGCTGGGGTATAataggaaaaacaaaattaaatggTTTAAACCACAACTCACGAGTCTATCTTCTCCTTCCTTGGACAACCAGCAAAGGCAGAAGAATCTAGCAGCTTGCGAGGGGTAAATCTCCCTCAAATCTGGTTGGATGGCCATGAAACTTTAGAAGTAGGCTGAGCACCCAGTGCTCTCTTGAATCCAAGAGGTATATGTCATAAAACAGCACACAAAAGGGAGGCAGAGATTAATACTCTAAACTAGGGCTGCAACTGTCGCCCAAAAAATAAAGTACCAGAAAATTCAACAGCAGGAAATAAGAAAGggttgggaggaagaagaagattaaaaggggaaagagaagaattcagaaagggaagaaggggaatcaatagccatggtttcaaaaccaaaaaccttcAACCAACATTAATTCTTCAAAAACTTCTCATCACGTCCTTGGTTTGAACCTTAGTTCGATGGAGTGAACCAAGCACTAGTAAAATCACAAAGATTTTCAACCCAGACAGTAGCAATAGCAGTATATGAAAGCAACAACAAGTCGCTAGTAGCAGCAACAACCTTCGATTCAAAGGCAGCAACCAAAATTCAACGaaccctagttcttcttcttataagaactagggtttcaccaGTAGCAAGAGACCTTGGAACGATTCTCAAAACAGCTACTGGTTACAGCTGTGATACCATGTTACGAAACCAAGATCTGTAACCAATAACTTaagagagtaagagaagagagaaagagattaagagagaagaagagaagagagaccgCAAGAGGGGAGCAACCGAATATTATCTCAATCCCCCCtaccatcaatatttattaacTCCAAAAGAAGTACAATCAAACTAGAAAACTAAGTCATTGTGCCACAagcaagataaaataggaaatctaTCCTAATTAGTAAGTAGAGATCTATCGTAATTAgggaaataaataaactaaagcaGGAAGGGAAAACTCATCCAACACTCTCCATATCGTGGTACATATTTTAACACACTTTACCAATACCAAtgaaaaaattctaattttctctctcttaaaaaatCGGAATGAGATCGATTAAATCAGTCACTTCATATCAGAATTGACTGTAACTAATCTCAATTCCAGCCATGACCTATCCTTACTTGATACGGTCGATTCCAAGATTTTGATCACTGAATCGTTGAGTTTTTATATCTAAAgatcaattctagggtttttgagaCCGATTCAGCATCCGATTCTATTTTTAATAACCTCATTCTCCCTCTCCGGAATTAccaatttaattgatttttaagTCTATTTCCGTAACGCTATGTATCTCCCCTGACGCCTTTGAAAACtctcaaaaagaaaagacaaaagaaCTAAAGCTTTGCCATCACCTTTAGGTctttaaatttaattaagaattaaaaaattaattaaaaaaaaaaatagcgtAACAGTATCTCTAATTCCttccatacttttttttttttttcccttcgtttttaaaaggaaaaaagatacgTCGAACGAACAGACTCTGTGAATGTAATGAAAGACTATATTCTGAGTCTTcgctctctgtctctctcaccTTTTCCAAAATCGACGATGTCGTCTCTCATAATTTCTATGTATTTTAATCTCAAGAAGCAGACTAATTTAAACTTAAATCCGCAGAGAATGGGGAGAGAACCCATCCACCAACACTCTGATCTCTGTGCCTTAATggcttcccttctttctcttctctctctgctTCCTCTTATTTCATCTAATCTATGGTTCCTTTTACCCACCAAAAACCCTTCTCTTAAATGTTCTTGACGACCCTTTTCGATTTCGTTGCCTCCTCTGTAACGCTCGGCCGTGGCTTCTCTGGTACTTTTGATCTCTCCCAATACACCTTCTTCACCTTTCCATGCCCTGTGGCTTCTCTGGTacgtttttatttttatttttccctttttctaatTTAGTTTCTGATCTGGGTTCTTCTGCTTCGTATTCTTGTTCTTCCTTAATCGGCTATTAGGATATTCGATGAATTGCGTTCTTGTTGATGGATTTCGTGGATTTTGGTTGTAAATAGATAGCTTTGTGGGTTAGGagagttttcttctctctatgTCGAACGAGGAAGAAGCAGAGAGTTTCCATAGTCGTGATGGGGGTACTAGTTATGAGACCTGTGTTGGATTTTCTTCCAACCAAGGTGGAGATGATCGTTCTTCGGATGCAGAACCTCAGGATGCAGATTATTCTTACGTTTCGTCGCTGAATGATGAGTTAGCGCTTCTTATCTTAGCAAGGATCCCAAGATCAGAGCATAGGAAGTTCTGCTCTGTAAACAAGCGATATCTTGCTCTGTTCAAGAGCGATGAGCTCTATGATATTAGGAAAGATTATAAGATTAAGGAGGCTTCGGTTTTCATGTTGGCTTGTGGAGAACCGCATTGGTGGGAGTTCGACCGGCGATTCACTTCTTGCAGAAAGCTCCCTGTTTTGCCGTCCGATGCTTGTTTTGCCTCCGGCGATAAGGAATCTCTCTGTGCAGGAACCCATTTGCTTGTTTCAGGTAGGGAGTTTGAAGGTATGGCTATTTGGAGGTATGAACTGGTGAGCAACAGATGGTCTAAGGGTCCTTCCATGATCAATCCAAGATGCCTCTTTGCATCTGCAAGCTGTGGTGACATGGCTTTTGTAGCAGGTGGGATTGCCATGAGAGCCAGGGGAACTGAAATCTTAAACACTGCTGAGAAATATAACCCTGGGACCAAATCATGGGTCTCTCTTCCCCGGATGAATCAACGGAGAAGGCTCTGTTCAGGTTGCTTCATGGATAAGAAGTTCTATGTTCTTGGTGGGCAAAATGAAGGAGCGGTTAATCTCACTTGTGGGGAATTTTATGATTCAGAGAAGAACACTTGGGAATTGATTCCAAACATGTTGGACAATGCTCCAGTTTTAAATCCTATAACTTCCAGATCTCCACCACTGGTTGCAGTTGTGAACAACGAGCTCTATTCTTTAGAACCTTTCTCAAACCAACTCATGGTGTATTTGAAGGATAACAAATCATGGAAGTGTTTGGGAGAATCACCAGTGAGGGCTGATCAGAGCAGAGGATGGGGTGTGGCTTTCAAGTCTCTGGGTGATGCTCTTCTTATTATTGGTGGAACTAGCCCTCATGGAGGCAATGGAATGACCATATATACTTGCTTCCCTGATCCAAACTTTCCTGGGAATTTGGAGTGGAGGTTTCTTGGCAATGGAGGTAACAGAATGAGCCACTTCATTTTAAATTGCTCTGTAATGGTAGCCTGACTATTGATCTTTCTGAGTCTCCCTCAGGTATAAAAACTAGGTTAGTAAGCTTGAAGCTTGGTTGTGTTTATTATACATATGTTTGTTTTCCCCCCCTCCCTTGTGATGTGTTCAACAGAAGGCTAGACATATGGGATGCCATTAATGTAACTCTGTTTAATCTTTCTGTATGGAAGCATGATTTTCCATTGCAGGAGCTCTGCAGTTAGTCTATAATGTTTAAGGTTGAGCTGCGAGCAACAACAGTTATGGTATAGTAATTGGATATAATCCTCTTCACCCCTTAGGTTCAGTGCGTTGGttgtttcttttgtgtttgCAAAGACTGAGGTGCTGTTTACAGAAACAAGAAACCTTTATATTGAATTTAGAAACACTTCCACTTGAGGGACCTTAGGTGTCTTCATGTACTAATTGTATCCCTCCACTTAATATTTTGAGCTTTAAAAGCTTTAAAGTTGGAATCTAAAAGGTACTATAATACCCATTTAGGAAAAAGATTTCTTTAACCCATGGAAGAGGAGGTTTCATCAACCATCAACTAACTCAAGGTTCACGAACCCTTATAGGTTTTTCAGTACCTTCTCAAAATAACCTCCCAATATGAAGTGCACTTTTCTCAAGCGCAAAGGACTCCCATTCACAGTGGGCACGGTAAAACTCACCTATTTAAATATATGAAAAacttaaagaattttatttcctGCATTGGGGGTCTGTCCAATCTCAATCATCTTATAGAAATATATTGAAAACAACGAAATCTGTCCAAAAGATTGACTGTCACTTCGTGTAAGGATTTCTGCCTTCGATGTTAATCATGAAACTTAATTGTTGTATTTCGAAAAATGGTTGCAATGCTATAGAGCAAATCCTGGGTGCGTTCTACTACTCACGTGatgaaaacaaaattgaatTCAGAGAGCATTCATGGCTTCGAAGCACATGTATTTATACCGACTCTTTTGAAGAAAAAGTAGAGGTCACTGTACCTACTCAATCCATGTCTTTGCAACTGTCATAGAACCTACAAAGACGACTAAATTAAGGGTGTACAAATATAATCAAAACCGTTTATTGGAACACAAATTGATCAGCTATAATCGAATCAAGTCGCTCCATAgctttactaaaaaaaaaagtcgcaCCATAGctttactaaaagaaaaaaaagtcacaTTGTAGGAATACGAtgcaattttggttttatagaaTATAATCTCAATTCGTAAACACCCAACATTACTAATCGAGAGAGGAGACTAGGGGAGTTTCACTTTCACATCTCTTGATAATTATCATATGTATAATCTCAATTCATAAACACCTAACATTACTAATCGAGAGAGGAGACTAGGGGAGTTTCACTTTCACATCTCTTGATATTAGTGTCTGAACCAaataataaaaaccaattaGAAACCGTATCAAAACCAAATGAATACAATGCTTTTATTATTCTGATCCAGTGCCATAATATCAGCTGCCATTTTTGATTTCATCATCAAAATGTAATTCGCCCTCAATCAATACCAAAtaaccaaaaccgcaccatttGCAGCCCCTAAAAAATGCACAGCTTCAAAAGCAGAACCCGCTGCCAATATCAATACGAATCAGACCCaggcaaaaaaaatttaaatattccTTTTCGACCAATATCAATACTCAAATGGACCAATGTGGCATATCCAATATCTATACCTAAAACGGAGAATTTCTGCTTTTAATAATCTTGGACCGGACTGGAGGCACAAATATTAGAAAATTATAGTCAACCAATGTTACCCCTGCTGCTTATAAGCATCATGAGTATAGAATTAGTAATGATAAGGAAGAATGGATAACACATTACTAGCAAGTATGTTGTGAGTCTTGTGGCACGCAGCAGGGGCAGAAGGGAAACCGAGGAATAGAAAAGGCTTTATAAACTGAGTCTTGGTAATACAAAGAGATTTACAGAGCCGAAAAGTTGCGAGACGAACCTTAACATTAGCAGACATGTTAATTTGGATTCCAAGAATGACACACTCCGGCTGTTGGAACCATGAGAGAtcaaacccctctctctctctctctaaaaactTTTGGTCCGGTGCCAAGGAAATTGAGTATAATTGCCATTATTAATTGGATGTTAGAACACAAAAAATTACTAGGAGGACAACATAAGCATCACTTCAGAGGCAAATGCCTACTAATCCTCGTAGAAATTACCAATGCAAAACAAAATTTCACCAATGACAAATAAAATGTCTTAAGCTCTTCATACGAATTATCTAAATTCTACCTATAACAATAATAAACTTAAAATATAAACCAGCAGTAAAGATGGGAGGTCCTGGAATCTATGAATGACATAGCAAGAAACAACTAGACACCAGACAGTCAAATGCAACAAAAATGTTTTTAATGGAAAGAACAGTAAGAATCACAGAAGACAAAACTTGCTCATCATCTCAACTACATCATTCAAGAAGATGCACCACTTCTCAAAGCCGTCTTAGATTTCCTAGGGGCCAGTTGCGTTTCGGGCTGCAGACAGAAAGCGTTGCCTCAGAATATGcagaaaaaaacacacacacacacactattTTAGCACAAGTATTACCTCCTTCTGCACTGGCTCCTCTTTCTCAGACAAGGTCAACTCAATGTGACACGGAGATGACATATAAGCTGAAAAGGGTGCGTGTCAATAATAAAGAATATAGACATAAGGAGAAAATTTCTACAATGTTCATATTGGGGAATTAACAAACTTACGGTTGATTCTCCCATGAGCACGATATGTGCGCCGCCTCTGCTTTTGTGCTTGGTTCACTTGGATGTGGGATATGTAGAGCGAATCCACATCCAAACCTTTCACCTGCATCACAAATTGACATCAacattaaggaaacaaaaaaattgaatatggaattaaaaactaaaatggGACTTACATCAGCATTGCTCTCAGCATTCTTGAGCAAATCCAAGATGAACTTGGCCGATTTCACAGGCCAGCGTCCTTGCCCATTTGAATGACGGTTCTTGGCCTGAGCTGTTCGACCCACAC
Protein-coding sequences here:
- the LOC122076073 gene encoding F-box/kelch-repeat protein At3g27150-like, producing MSNEEEAESFHSRDGGTSYETCVGFSSNQGGDDRSSDAEPQDADYSYVSSLNDELALLILARIPRSEHRKFCSVNKRYLALFKSDELYDIRKDYKIKEASVFMLACGEPHWWEFDRRFTSCRKLPVLPSDACFASGDKESLCAGTHLLVSGREFEGMAIWRYELVSNRWSKGPSMINPRCLFASASCGDMAFVAGGIAMRARGTEILNTAEKYNPGTKSWVSLPRMNQRRRLCSGCFMDKKFYVLGGQNEGAVNLTCGEFYDSEKNTWELIPNMLDNAPVLNPITSRSPPLVAVVNNELYSLEPFSNQLMVYLKDNKSWKCLGESPVRADQSRGWGVAFKSLGDALLIIGGTSPHGGNGMTIYTCFPDPNFPGNLEWRFLGNGGNRMSHFILNCSVMVA
- the LOC122076489 gene encoding 60S ribosomal protein L17-2-like isoform X1, which codes for MVKYSREPENPTKSCKARGSDLRVHFKGLVVALNTRETAHAVRKLPLIKAKRYLEDVLAHKQAIPFRRFCRGVGRTAQAKNRHSNGQGRWPVKSAKFILDLLKNAESNADVKGLDVDSLYISHIQVNQAQKQRRRTYRAHGRINPYMSSPCHIELTLSEKEEPVQKEPETQLAPRKSKTALRSGASS
- the LOC122076489 gene encoding 60S ribosomal protein L17-2-like isoform X2, which produces MVKYSREPENPTKSCKARGSDLRVHFKNTRETAHAVRKLPLIKAKRYLEDVLAHKQAIPFRRFCRGVGRTAQAKNRHSNGQGRWPVKSAKFILDLLKNAESNADVKGLDVDSLYISHIQVNQAQKQRRRTYRAHGRINPYMSSPCHIELTLSEKEEPVQKEPETQLAPRKSKTALRSGASS